The window CGCAAACGCACCTGAAAGCCAGAGTGATTAGACGGTCCGGCAACGGCCAGACACTTGGCATGAATATCATGGTGCTCGGCAATAAACAGCGCTCGTTCGCAGTGGAAACGCTGAGTAATGATCAGAAAGTCATCGGTATCGAAAATCCGTTTGGCCCGTACAATCGAGTCCAGGGTACGAAACCCGGCGTAATCGAGATAAATCTGCTGATCCGGCACGCCGGCTTTGAGCAGGTCGCGCTTCATGGTCCACGGCTCATTATAGGAGCGATGGGCATTATCACCGCTGAGCAGAAAGCCGTTTACTTTACCTTGCTGATAAAGTTCGATCGCGGCGTTAATGCGGTGAGTATAGTAATCGTTAAGTGTGCGTCCCAGGTACTTGCTGGTGCCCAGCACCACTGCAACCTGAAATTTAGGAACCTGGGTAATATCGTTAATGATGCTATCGCTGGCTTGCCAACTGACCCAACGGTCAATGGAAAAAATCACCACAACACCAGCCAGCAGGCTGAGCAGGGCGCGGCGCAGCCATAAGCGCCACCGCATGCGACGCAGCAGGGTTGTGCAGCGAGTCAGGACGACTCTGGGGGTTAAATTTGACGGTTTCTTTGTGCCCATAGGCCAATTACAACAAAGCTGATGACAATAATGCCAAACATCATGCCTTGCTCTAAATCAGAGAGTGTCCGAGTCAGGTAAGGGCTTGCTTTAATTATGATTAATCCATAACCAAACGCGTTAATCATAATAAAAATAACGGTGCGCACAATAAAGTGCTGGTTGCGCAGTACGCGGCGCAGCAGGGCGTTAATTTCACCGCCACACATCACCAGCAAGCAGGCGATCAGTGCGGTTGAAATTTCACTGAGGTAGGGCGCAATGTAATGCCCGGCCGGGGCGAAAAAACTCATCATATCCGTATCTGTCTTCAATGATCCCTGTGACGGAACAAAGTCGCGGCACTATGTAATGCAAATGAATGCAATCCACAGTGCCGCGACTTAACCATGCTCAGTCAGCATGAGAGATTAGGTAGCTGACAGCGTTCTGATTAGAACGATGTAC is drawn from Vibrio sp. CDRSL-10 TSBA and contains these coding sequences:
- a CDS encoding ElyC/SanA/YdcF family protein, which gives rise to MGTKKPSNLTPRVVLTRCTTLLRRMRWRLWLRRALLSLLAGVVVIFSIDRWVSWQASDSIINDITQVPKFQVAVVLGTSKYLGRTLNDYYTHRINAAIELYQQGKVNGFLLSGDNAHRSYNEPWTMKRDLLKAGVPDQQIYLDYAGFRTLDSIVRAKRIFDTDDFLIITQRFHCERALFIAEHHDIHAKCLAVAGPSNHSGFQVRLREVFARTKAFFDLYIFDTQPKFLGPKEPIEIQDPAQQPQAAVSTAESSAVSAAKSSAVSAADGAAQSATDTVSLIRYGQRAIADTLPPGRCFLVNYPKS
- a CDS encoding DUF3392 domain-containing protein → MMSFFAPAGHYIAPYLSEISTALIACLLVMCGGEINALLRRVLRNQHFIVRTVIFIMINAFGYGLIIIKASPYLTRTLSDLEQGMMFGIIVISFVVIGLWAQRNRQI